The window ctctttctaatttttttaatattttcttgatCTTATTCTTAACTGCAGGAAATGAATCGAAGTGAATAAACTAGtgttttttatcttttgatttggCTACAATTAATGAATAAACTTACTTAGTTTAACAGAGAGAAATGGGACTTTATATCTGTAGATTTTCTTATCTAAACTGCACCaatataattgtataaatGCACGGACAGACACATTTCCTTTAGTCTTATTCAACTGTTAAACGTGGGGCATGAGGACTTGCCAAAAGGTTCTCTTTTGACTCGAAAGATTACAAACACCATTAATTCAGATACGTCATGGATGATGCAAGATAAACCATGTAGGACAATCGAATTTCATATCCTGCCCAACGCAAACTAAAGTGACCTCGGTGCTACTGCTAACTAAGGGAGGCCTAAGACACATAATTTCTACTTGTTATTTATTTCACTAGGTAATATCCATAAAATGAGTAGATTGTATAGAGAAAATTCAGAACATAGATTCTGGGACAATGATGTCATTTAGAAGCAAGTATCATCTCCCTGCGGCGCTTGAAGAAAGCAAACATCTCGTCACGATCGTGAAGGTTTTCTTTGATTATTGGAACTTGCTTGAAATTCTTGATCCATGTTTGCAAACGAGGGAAATTGCCAGCTTCAAGTAGCTTCACTCCTGTTACATCTTCAATAACTGGTAACCAGTAGGCAAGTTGTCCAAAAGCAATATCCACCATGTTAATCTTGTCTCCCCCAAAGAATTTCTTCTCTCCTAGTGCATGTTCTTCAATGGTTTTTAGCATTTCCAAGCTGTCCTTAACCGCCTTCTCATGTTCTTCACCGTTGGTCCTGAAAACCATCCAGATTGCTGGACTCTGTAAGAATCAAAGATGcaataataaattatcaataacAATTAAGTAGATCTTGTACAATTcagattaatgaaatgaaaattagGAATAGCATATGCTCCGAAACCATGTCTAGAAGGCAAAAGATTTACCTTTTCATCGGCAAATTTGATCCAGAAACGAGCAATGGCTCTGTCATAGGGATAACTTGGTAGCAAGGAATTTTGTGGCCAAATCTCTTCGATGTATTCAAGAATGATCATGGACTCACAAATTGGCTTTCCACGATGAAGGAGTACTGGTATTTTCTTGTGAACTGGATTATACTGGAGAAGCAAGGGGCTCTTGTTGGCTAGATCTTCTTCTATGAATTCATATGCTATGCCTTTCAGTTTCAGGGCCCAAACCACTCTATAATAAAAAGGACTAGGCCATGCTGCAAGCAGCTTCACTTCAGCCATGTGAGTGAGATCAAGTATTCAGATTCTTGATCAATCTGAAATTCTGATAATGGTGAGACATTGCATGCCTTCTAAAAGTCAATTTATAGAGAATAATGAAGTGCACCAACTCAAACAGTCAgcttaaacatttttaatatttttcggTTAATCCATGGTTGAATTCCAAAACGGGTTGTCCTTTTCGAAACTCTCCATATATTTTATAGTGGGAACTTGGGAAAGAAGATAAGTCCTGTAGTGGAACTGGTCAATAGTCAAAGAAAACGAaatgattatattatttttggaGTAGGTGAAATCTGCCTATTTACTGCCCTTTATGTATAATATTGCTTAGAAAATTTAGCTCCTTAATTCTTGGTTTTAATTGGAAGGTGAAATTGGGTAAATGTGGGCAAGATCATCTTAATGGAATTCAAATATGAAATCTCACACAAAACAGCTCAGTTGGGATCTCAGAGACTAATTGAAGGAAAAATCATCCAATAATTGACTGGCCGATTCTCTTTATTCGTTTTTGGACACTAATATGGTGCTATGATTCGTTCAAGGCATATACCTCATTATTCTATCTCATGAGAAAATGACCAGCTCATCACAAATGAACACTCTCGATTTCGACTAcaacaattgtataaaaccatttttgtttatttgattttgtcttGGAATTTAGCACTTGCCGATTCTTTGATTACTATAAAATTTGACTAGCTAGAGATGCGCAAGGCCATTGCCCATTCTGATTGATCTCTCAAACATGGAACAAGTGCAACTGCTTGGAATGTGGCTCAGTCCTTACAGTTACAGGGTCATTTGGGCTCTGCAACTCAAAGGCATAGCATATGAATACATAGAAGAAGATCTCTCCAATAAGAGTCCTTTGCTTCTCCAATGTAACCCGGTTCACAAGAAGATACCCGTGCTA is drawn from Theobroma cacao cultivar B97-61/B2 chromosome 4, Criollo_cocoa_genome_V2, whole genome shotgun sequence and contains these coding sequences:
- the LOC18602836 gene encoding probable glutathione S-transferase; its protein translation is MAEVKLLAAWPSPFYYRVVWALKLKGIAYEFIEEDLANKSPLLLQYNPVHKKIPVLLHRGKPICESMIILEYIEEIWPQNSLLPSYPYDRAIARFWIKFADEKSPAIWMVFRTNGEEHEKAVKDSLEMLKTIEEHALGEKKFFGGDKINMVDIAFGQLAYWLPVIEDVTGVKLLEAGNFPRLQTWIKNFKQVPIIKENLHDRDEMFAFFKRRREMILASK